Within the Arthrobacter caoxuetaonis genome, the region CCAACCTGCCCGCTGGTGCTGGTGACCGTGATGGCAGCTTCGACGGCTTCCTTATTCAGCACAGGTTCACTGAAATTGATCTCGATCGGATGCCCGACGCCGACGACGGACTGGTCCAGCGGACCCATAAAGGCGTTGGCTTCATTCGGCGGGGTGACGGTGTGAAAGGCCTGCGATGAAGTCTTCGTCTCGCCGTTGGAATCCGCCAGCGTGAACGTGAAGGTGTACCGGGTGTTGAAAGCCAGGGGCTCTGATGCTGCCCATTCTGTCCGGTTCCCGGCGAATTCGCCGGGAACGTCCTCACCGCCGGCTTCCGGGGCAAGGCTCACGGATTCGATGGTGCCGTGCTGGACCTTCAAGGTGGGGACCGTTACCGGATTGACCTCGACTGCGGCATCTGCGGGTTCGGCGGTGAATTCAACCGGGATGGCAGGTTCGGCCGGCTTACTGGGCGACGGAGCGGACCCAGGTGCCTGCGCGGTGGTTCCGCCGTCGAACGCGCCGGTGGCAGCTGCCACGCCGGCGGCGCCGCCGATGACCAGGACCCCGGCCGCAGCGGCCAGGATCCACCGCTTACGGCTGCTCTTTTCCTGCAATGTTCAATCCCCTTGGTTCTGTTTGGCTGAAGTCATACTACGTGAGCGAGACTGTTCGGCGGCATGGCTGCGTCATCCCCGGACCTCGCCGGCCGTTTCCCCGGACAGTGCGTGGGCCACCAGCGGTCCCAGGGACACAGCACCGGCAGCGGACAGATGGTAGGCATCGGCGTAGAGCGGTGTGCTGCCCACGAAGGAGGGGCAGCGTCCGTCAACGCAGAACCACGCGGTGGTGTCTATCCACCGAACGTCGGGGTTTCCGGCCGTGGCGGCGCGGGCTTCGAGCGCCGCCCGGTCACCGTGTCCTTCCGGAAGGGCCTGCTCGCAGTCCTTCGGGCTGCTGAACCTGGTGGCGCACTGTGCCGGATCCTTTGCTTCCGGCGGTGCCCCCAGGACCAGGGTCCGTTGCGCCTTTGACGCCAGCCGCTCATGGATTCGCTGCGTTCCGCTCTCCCACTCGGCGTCGGCGGCTTTCCCGGTGGCGCCGCTGGAGAGCGCCGGCTCGTAGCGGAACGATGCCATGAGCAGCACCTCCGGGCTCAGCTCGCCGATTCTCTGGACTGCCCAGTCCCGGAAGACCGGGCACTCGGGATAGGGGGCGCCGCCGATCCGCGTTTGGGCAACCTCGGCCGGAGTGCAGCCCGCAGCGGTGTAGACGTGGATCCGCCATTGTCCGGGGTCAAGGACAGCCCTCAGCGCGGGAAGATAGGCCATCGCCACCGAGTCCCCGTACAGGACAAGGTCCCGGGATGCGCCGGGGTCCCCGTAGACGCAGTGCGCCGTGTTGGCGACGGGATCCGGGTTCCTGGCCTCATTGCTGCCAAGGCAGCCGTCCTGGATCCACTCAACCGGTTTCGCGTTGCGCCCGCCCTCGGTGAAGGATGCAGGATCCGGTGAGAGGGCCGGCCATTCCGGGCTCTGAAGGGCTGCGCGCAGGGCCGCGGTGTGGGCCGTCAGGGGATCCTGGGGTGCGGGGACGGTTTCGCCGGGAGTCTCCGCGGGAACGGGGGACTCCACGCTGGACGGCGCCGGAATCGGTACGGGCCGCTGCAGTGTTTCTGCCGCTGCCGGCGGCAGGCTGTCCTGCAGGGCAGTATCGATGGCGACCGCCGCCAGACCCGATGCCAGCAGGCCCGTTGCGGCGGCCATGGCGGCCAGCCGGGCCGGACGCGGTGCCGTGGCCGGCTGGAAGTAGCGCCGGCCCCGTTCACGCGCGGTGTACCGGGGCATCAGCCAGCGCGAGTGCCGGACGGGATCCTCTAGGAAGTGGAAGGAGAGACTGGCCAGCAGCAGCGACACCAGGAGGGCGGGCAGGGCAGGGGATTCCGGAAAGAGGGCGGTGAAGAAGACGATGACCGGGAAATGCCAGAGGTAGAGGGAATAGGAAATGCGTCCAACGTAGCGGCTGGCAGGATTCGTCAGGGGCCACATGATCCGGTTGTAGCCGTGCCCCGGGACACCCGTTCCGGCCGCGATGAGCAGGACGGTGGAGGCTACGGGAAGCAGTGCCCAGGGTCCGGGGAAAGTGCTTTGCGACGACAGGACAGCGAAGGACAGGGCGAGGCCGCACAGTCCAATCCATCCGGCAACTGCCCGGAAGAGACCCGGCAGGCGGACAAGCCACGGTGCCGCGACCGCCAGCATGGCTCCGGCACCGAGTTCCCAGGCCCTGCTGAGGGTGGAGAAATACGCCGTCGTGGGCCGGTGCACGGTTTCCCACAGGGCAAAGACGAAGGTGAGCGCGCAGAAACCGGCGATCAGGGCGAGCAGCAGCACACGCATTCCGCGGTCGGTGCAGCGCAGCACCGCGGCCAGGGCGATGCCTGACATCAGCAGCCAGGGCCAGGCAAGGTAGAACTGTTCCTCAACGCCGAGGGACCAGAAATGCTGCAGCGGGGAAACTGCCGCTCCGGCGTTCAGATAGTCCGTCCCGGACGCCGCAAAGCGCCAGTTGCCCAGGAAGAAGAAGGACCATACGGCGTCTTCGAGGATCGCCGCCGCGCGTCCGGGCCCAAACACCACGAAGGCGGCCGTGACAGTGGTTGCGAGGACGGCCACCGCGGCGGGAACCAGCCTGCGGATCCGGCGGCGGTAGAAATCGCCGAGGGAGAGCCTCTCCGGAGAGGTAATGTCGCGCACCAGGATGGTGGTGATGAGGAAACCCGAAATGACAAAGAAGACGTCCACGCCGGCATAGCCGCCTGCCGGCCACGCATACAGGTGGTTTCCGAGCACGGCAGCCACCGCGACGGCGCGCAGGCCCTCGATGTCATACCGGAAGGCAGGGGCCGACCGTTGCTGCCGCGCCTGTGCACGGGTGGACGGTGGCAGGGACACGTTGGACGCTTTCGGCAGGGGAGCGGGATTGGAACGAATCTAGCCCGCTGACCGGCTGCGCAGCCAATCCCCGCGCGGAGCAGGGAAAACTGGAATCAAACCTTGACAAAGGGCCTGGGTGAAGCATTACCCCAGTTCCGCCAGCCTGGCCGCCTGGCGGGTAATGTTCTTCGCCATGGACGGGAAGATCAACCCGTGGAAGGGATAGATCAGCCACCAGTACAGCCGTCCCAAAAGCCCCCGCGGAAAGTAGATGGCGCGCTGGCTGTAGACGCTTCCGCCGCCGTCGGGATCCACCCGAAGCTCCAGCCAGGCTTTGCCGGGGACCCGCATTTCCGCCCGCAGCCGCAGCAGCGTCCCGCGTTCGAGGAACTCCACCCGCCACCAGTCCACGACGTCGCCGGTAAAGAGTGTGGCCGGGTTCCGCCTTCCGCGGCTCAGCCCGGCACCGCCCACGGTTTTGTCCAGGACGCCGCGGATGGCCCAGGCCATCGGAAGGGAGTACCAGCCGTTGTTGCCGCCGATGCCTTCGATCACTTTCCATACGTGGCTGGAGTCAACATCGGAGCGGCGACGGCGCTGGTCCACGTAGACCGTCTGGCCGGCCCAGTCGGGGTCTGACGGAAGGGGCTCCGACGCGAGATCGGCCGCGCTGGAGGCGCTGGCCCACGTGGTCTCCACCTCGTTGCGTGCCTCTCTGCCCAGCGCCCGGGTGACGGCGTCGTGGTAGTTCGTCAGTCCGTTCTGCGGTTCCGGGATGTAGCCGTTGATGTCCCGTTCCTTCGCCACGGCATCGTGCTGGAGGGATTCAACCAGGGGCCGGGACATGGAGAGCGGGATGGGCGTTACCAGTGCCACCCACAGGCCGGCCAGCTTGGGTGCCGGGATGGGCAGGGCATAAATCCGCCGCCGGGGCAGTCCTGCCACCTCCGCATAGCCGTTCATGATGTCGGCGTACTCCAGGACGTCGCCGGAGCCGAGGTCGAAGGTGCGGTTCAGGTTTTCGGGCAGGTCGACGGCGCGGGTCAGGTAGTGCAGGACGTCCCGTACGGCGATCGGCTCGATTTTCCGGCGCACCCAGCTCGGCGCGGGCATGACGGGCAGGGTCTCGGTCAGGTGCCGGATCATTTCGAACGACGCCGAGCCGGAACCGATCACCACCCCGGCCTGGAACACCACTGCGGGAACGGCCCCTCTGAGCAGGATCTCGCCGACGGCGGTCCTTGACGCCATGTGGGGTGAGAGCTCGCCCTCGGAGGGATGCAGGCCGCCCAGGTACACGATCCGCTTGACGCCGGCGGTCTCAGCGGCTTGGGCCACGATGGTGGCGATGTTCTCTTCCTGCGCGGCGAACCCTTTGCCCGAGGCCATGGAATGGACCAGGAAATACACCGTGTCGATGTCTTGGAACGCGGAGTTGACGGAGTCCGCATCCGACAGGTCGCCCTGGACGATCTCGACGTCGTCGTGCCACGGGACATCGTTCAGCTTGTCGGGTGAGCGGACCAGCACCCGCACGTCGTGCCCGTCCGCGAGGAGCAGCGGCACCAGCCGCCCGCCGATGTAGCCGGTTGCTCCAGTGACCAGGACCCGCTGCGTGTCAGTCATTTCCCCAACATACACACGATGCCTGCGTGCCGGAGGTCCCTGCGCGAACCCGTCCCAAAAGCCCCGCAACATTTTGTAAGCATGCTGATGGCTACTGGAAATCGGCTGCTAATCCCGGTAAGACTAGGGGGCATGGCAACTACGGGAACGGCCCCGAAGCAGCGGGAAACAGTCAACGTGGACGGACACCGCCTGCGCCTGACCTCGCTGGACAAGGTGCTCTACCCCGAAACCGGTACCACCAAAGCGGATGTGCTGTCCTACTATGCCGCCATTGCGGACACCCTGATTCCGTACGCCCGCAACCGGCCCGCCACCCGCAAGCGCTGGGTCAACGGCGTCGGAACTCCGCAGAAGCCCGGGCAGGTCTTCTTCCAGAAGAACATCGACGACTCCGCGCCCAGTTGGGTGAAGCGCAACGCCATTGAGCACAAGGAGAGCACGAACGTCTATCCGCTGGTCAATGACCTGGCCACGCTGACCTGGCTGGCCCAGCTGGCTGCCCTGGAAATCCACGTCCCGCAGTGGCAGTTCGGGCCGCGGGGAGGAAAGCAGAATCCGGACCGGCTGGTCCTGGACCTGGATCCCGGGGAAGGCGCCTCGCTGGCGCAGTGCGCCGAGGTAGCCCGCCTGGCCCGGGGCATCCTCACCGACATGGGGCTCGACGCCCGCCCGGTCACCAGCGGTTCCAAGGGCATCCACCTTTACGCTGCCCTGGATCAAAAGCAGACGTCGGATGAGGTGAGCGCCGTCGCGCATGAATTGGCGCGGGCGCTGGAAGCTGACCACCCGGACCTGGTGGTGAGCGACATGAAGAAGACGCTGCGCAAGGGCAAGGTGCTGGTGGATTGGAGCCAGAACAACGCCAACAAGACCACCATTTGCCCGTACTCGCTGCGCGGACGGTTCCGCCCGACGGTCGCCGCGCCGCGGACCTGGGCGGAACTGGAGGACCCCGACCTGGCGCAGCTGGACTATGAGCAGGTCCTGGAGCGGGTGGACACCCTGGGGGATCCGCTGGCCGGAATGCACTCCGGACAGGCGGATGCCGGCGACCTTGACGCGTCGACGGCACCGGACAGGCTCCACAAGTACCGCAGCATGCGCGATGCCGCAAAGACACCGGAGCCCGTTCCGGAAGAAGCGCCCAAGGCCGTGGAGGGCGACGGCAACAGCTTCGTCATCCAGGAGCACCACGCCAGGCGGCTGCACTGGGACTTCCGGCTGGAGCGCGACGGCGTCCTGGTCTCCTGGGCAGTTCCCAAAGGCCCGCCCACTACGCCGAACAGAAACCACCTGGCGGTGCAGACAGAGGACCATCCGCTGGATTACGGCGGCTTCTCAGGTACCATTCCCAAGGGTGAATACGGTGCCGGTGAAGTGACGATCTGGGACCACGGCACCTATGACACGGAAAAATGGCGCCCGGACAAGGAAGTCATTGTCACCGTGCACGGCCAGCCCGACGGCGGCCTGGCCCGGGACGGTGCGGCGGACCGGCGATTTGCCTTCATCCATACCGGCGGCGAGGACGGCAAGAACAATTGGCTCCTGCACCTGATGAAGGACCAGCGCCCGGCGGAAGCTCCGGAGACAGGAGGGGGCTCGGAGTCTGCGGCCAAGCGGACCCCGTCCACGAAACGCGCCACGTCCACTCCGAACCCTGCAGAGGCAGTGAAGACCGCGGCCAAAGCCCGGCCGGACCCGCTGCCGCTTCCGGACGCTTCGGCGGTCAGGCAGGACATCAAGGACTCCGGCATGCCGTCCCTGAAACCCATGCTCGCCACGCTGGGTTCCAAGGCGGATATCAACGACGACGCCGACTGGGCGTTCGAGATGAAATGGGACGGTGTGCGGGCGATCGCCGAAGTGACCCCGGAGGGCACCCGGCTGATCAGCCGCAACGGCAACGACATGACCGTGGCGTACCCCGAACTGCAGGAACTCGGCCGCTCGCTGAACGGTGGGCGGGCGGTGCTGGACGGGGAGATCGTGGCACTGAACAAGGCAGGACGCCCGGACTTCGGCCTGCTCCAGCCGCGCATGCACCTGACCCGCGCCCGCGACGCGGAAGCCGCGGCAGCCAAGACTCCGGTGCAGTTCATGATCTTCGACCTGCTCTGGCTGGACGGGAACTCCCTGCTGGAGCTCAGCTGGGAACAGCGCCGCGAAATCCTGGAACAGGCCGTGGAATCCAGCGACGACGGCGGGCATATCCAGGTTCCGCCCGCCCTGGACCTGGGCATGGAGGACGCCGTCGAGGCCAGCAAGGAACTGGGGCTTGAGGGCGTCATGGCCAAGCGCCGTTCAGCGGACTACTCAGCCGGCATCCGTTCGCGCAGCTGGATCAAGCTGAAGAACCAGTTCAGCCAGGAAGTAGTCATAGTGGGCTGGCGGCCGGGCCAGGGCAACCGGGCCAACAAAGTCGGGTCCCTGCTGGTGGCAGTGCCGGACGGAACCGAGCTGCAGTACATCGGCCGGGTCGGCTCCGGGCTGAGCGAGAAGGACCTCGCCCTGGTGGGCTCCCGGCTGAAGAAACTCTCCCGCAAGACCGCTCCGCTGGACGACGTGCCCCGGGCCGACGCCTCCGACGCGCACTGGGTCCGCCCGGTCCTGGTGGGTGAGGTGACCTACGCGGAGCGGACGGGCACCGGCAAGCTCCGGCACCCGGTGTGGCGCGGGCTGCGGCCGGACAAACGGCCCTCCGACGTCGTACCGGAAATTCCCGCACCGTCCTAGGGCAACCGCCTGGGACAGCCAAGAACGTCCACCACCCCCAACCGGGAGGAACGCAGCAATGACCGATACCCGAACCCCTGAAGATCGACTGCCCGGAACGGCACTGCCGCCCCAGGACCAGCTGCAGGCGGTGGATGCGTGGTGGCGGGCGGCCAACTACCTCTCCGCCGGCCAAATCTACCTGCGGGACAATCCGTTGCTGCGCCGGCCGCTTGAACCGGGCGATGTGAAGGCCCGCCTGCTGGGACACTGGGGAACCACCCCCGGCCTGAACTTCATCTACGCGCACCTGAACCGGCTGATCAATGAGACCGGCCAGCAGTTCCTGTTCATTACCGGCCCGGGCCACGGCGGCCCGGCCAATGTTGCGAACGCCTGGCTGGAAGGGACCTACTCGGAGATCTACAGCCACGTCGGCGAGGACGAGGACGGGCTGCATACGCTGTTCAAGCAGTTCTCCTATCCCGGTGGTGTGCCCAGCCATGCGGCGCCGGAAACGCCCGGGTCCATCCATGAGGGCGGCGAGCTGGGCTACTCGCTGGCGCACGCCTATGGCGCCGTCTTCGACAACCCGGACCTGGTGGCGGCCACGGTCATTGGCGACGGCGAGGCCGAGACCGGGCCGCTGGCCGCTTCCTGGCATTCCAACAGCTTCCTGGACCCAGCCGCGGACGGAGCGGTCCTGCCGATCCTGCACCTGAACGGCTACAAAATCGCGAACCCCACCGTGCTCTCCCGGATGCCCGAATCCCAGCTGGTGAAGCTGCTCGAAGGCTACGGTTACCGCCCGCACTTCGTGACCGTGACGGACCCGGACGCCATAATGACCGCGCATGAGGACTTCGCCGCGGCGCTGCGCACCTGCCTGTCAGAGATCCACGCGATCCAGGAGCCGTACCGGTCCGGCGAGAAGCAGGCCGTTCCGGCCGACGCTCCGGTTGCCGGCGACGTCGACCCCCACGCCCCGCGCTGGCCCATGATCGTTCTCCGTTCCCCCAAGGGCTGGACCGGTCCGCGGGAAGTGGACGGCAAACCCGTGGAAGGCACCTGGCGGGCGCACCAGGTGCCGCTGTCCGAGGTACACGACAACCCGGAACACCTCACCCAGCTTCAGGACTGGCTGCAGTCCTACCGTCCGGAGGAACTGTTCGACGGCGACGGCCGCCTACGCGGCGAAATCGCGGCCCTGGCCCCGGCCGGCAACCTGCGCATGAGCGCCACTCCGTATGCGAACGGCGGCCGTCTGCTCCAGGACCTGCGCCTGCCCGCCTACGCGGACTTCGCCGTCGCGATTGAGGAGCCGGGCGGGGAACGCGTGAGCCCCATGCTGAACCTCGGAAAGTACCTGGCAGAGATCATCCGGCTAAACCCGGAGAACTTCCGGATCTTTGGCCCGGATGAGACCGCCTCCAACCGGCTGCAGGAGGTTTACGGGGTCACGGACAAGGTGTGGCAGCAGCGGATCGAGGCTGTGGACGAACATCTGGCCCGCAGCGGCCGGGTGGTGGAGGTGCTCAGCGAACACCTCTGCGAGGGCTGGCTGGAAGGCTATCTGCTCACCGGCCGGCATGGCGTTTTTAACTGCTACGAAGCCTTCGTCCACATTGTCGATTCGATGTTCAACCAGCACGCCAAGTGGCTGAAGGTCAGCAGGGAGCTGCCCTGGCGGCAGCCCATCGCGTCACTGAACTACCTGCTCTCCAGCCATGTCTGGCAGCAGGACCACAACGGGTTCTCGCATCAGGATCCGGGGTTCATCGACCACGTGGTGAACAAGAAAGCCGACGTGATCCGGGTGTACCTGCCGCCGGATGCCAACACGCTGCTGGCCGTCACGCAGCACATCCTCGGGACACGGGACCGGGTGAACGTGGTGGTCTCCGGCAAGCAGCCGGCGCCCGTGTGGCTGGATCCGGAAGAGGCCAAGCTGCACGTCAAACGCGGTATCGGCGTCTGGGACTTCGCCGGCAGCGAAGATGAGTCCCCCGGCGTGAAGCCGGATCCCGACGTAGTCATGGGCTGTGCAGGGGATGTGCCCACCCTTGAAACCATCGCTGCCGCCGCACTGCTGAAGGAACGGCTGCCGCAGCTGCGGATCCGCGTGGTGAACGTAGTGGACCTTATGCGGCTGCAGGATTCCACCGAGCATCCGCACGGGCTCTCCGACCGGGACTTCGACACCCTGTTCACGAAGGACAGGCCCGTGGTTTTCGCCTATCACGGCTATCCGTGGCTGATTCACCGCCTGACGTACCGCCGCACCAACCATTCCAACCTGCACGTGCGCGGCTACAAGGAAGAGGGCACCACCACCACGCCGTTTGACATGGCAATGCTGAACCAGATTGACCGGTTCCAGCTGGCCATCGACGTGCTGGACCGCGTACCGTCGCTGGGGTCCACCCAGGCCGGCTTCCGGCAGTGGCTGCAGGACGAGCGGCAGCGGTGCCGCCAGTACACCCGGGACGAGGGGCAGGACCCGCCGTTCATCAGCGGCTGGACGCTCGAAGAGGCCCAGCGTTCAACGCAAGACTAGGTTTCCCGCGGGCTACCGCCCGCCGGGATGGCATGATCCGTCTACACGAAGGAGCACTATGTCCAACGAACAGTCGACCATTTCCGTATCCCGCGTCATCGACGCACCGGCAGGGGACATCTTCCACCTGCTCTCCAACCCTGAGCGGCACCACGAGCTGGACGGTTCGGGCATGGTGGTTTCGGATGAGAAGACCGACCGCATCGCCAAGGTCGGCGATGTGTTCACCATGAACATGAACAACTCCAAGATGGGCGAGTACAAGACGGACAACCACGTCACAGGCTTCGACCACAACAAGCTCCTGGCCTGGAAGACTGCCGTTGCGGGCACGGAGCCCGCTGGTTGGGAATGGATGTGGGAGCTGGCTTCCATGGGGCCGGATTCCACCGAAGTGACCCTGACCTATGACTGGAGCAAGGTCACGGACAAGGAGACCCTGAAAAAGGTGTCCTTCCCGATGGTCAGCAAGGAAGAGCTGGAAGCCTCGCTGAACAAGCTCGCGGCTGCGGTTTCCGGCTCCTGACCCCCCGCCGAGAGGCCAGTTACGGCTCTTATGAGGCGTGAAACGAGCCGTAACTGGCCTCTCGAATGACGACGGCGGCCGGTTCCCTTCCGGAGAAGGGAGCCGGCCGCCGCCGTTGTGTTTGGTGCGGTTAGCCCGCGGACCAGCCGCCGTCAGAGGGCAGGATG harbors:
- a CDS encoding acyltransferase gives rise to the protein MSLPPSTRAQARQQRSAPAFRYDIEGLRAVAVAAVLGNHLYAWPAGGYAGVDVFFVISGFLITTILVRDITSPERLSLGDFYRRRIRRLVPAAVAVLATTVTAAFVVFGPGRAAAILEDAVWSFFFLGNWRFAASGTDYLNAGAAVSPLQHFWSLGVEEQFYLAWPWLLMSGIALAAVLRCTDRGMRVLLLALIAGFCALTFVFALWETVHRPTTAYFSTLSRAWELGAGAMLAVAAPWLVRLPGLFRAVAGWIGLCGLALSFAVLSSQSTFPGPWALLPVASTVLLIAAGTGVPGHGYNRIMWPLTNPASRYVGRISYSLYLWHFPVIVFFTALFPESPALPALLVSLLLASLSFHFLEDPVRHSRWLMPRYTARERGRRYFQPATAPRPARLAAMAAATGLLASGLAAVAIDTALQDSLPPAAAETLQRPVPIPAPSSVESPVPAETPGETVPAPQDPLTAHTAALRAALQSPEWPALSPDPASFTEGGRNAKPVEWIQDGCLGSNEARNPDPVANTAHCVYGDPGASRDLVLYGDSVAMAYLPALRAVLDPGQWRIHVYTAAGCTPAEVAQTRIGGAPYPECPVFRDWAVQRIGELSPEVLLMASFRYEPALSSGATGKAADAEWESGTQRIHERLASKAQRTLVLGAPPEAKDPAQCATRFSSPKDCEQALPEGHGDRAALEARAATAGNPDVRWIDTTAWFCVDGRCPSFVGSTPLYADAYHLSAAGAVSLGPLVAHALSGETAGEVRG
- a CDS encoding phosphoketolase family protein, giving the protein MTDTRTPEDRLPGTALPPQDQLQAVDAWWRAANYLSAGQIYLRDNPLLRRPLEPGDVKARLLGHWGTTPGLNFIYAHLNRLINETGQQFLFITGPGHGGPANVANAWLEGTYSEIYSHVGEDEDGLHTLFKQFSYPGGVPSHAAPETPGSIHEGGELGYSLAHAYGAVFDNPDLVAATVIGDGEAETGPLAASWHSNSFLDPAADGAVLPILHLNGYKIANPTVLSRMPESQLVKLLEGYGYRPHFVTVTDPDAIMTAHEDFAAALRTCLSEIHAIQEPYRSGEKQAVPADAPVAGDVDPHAPRWPMIVLRSPKGWTGPREVDGKPVEGTWRAHQVPLSEVHDNPEHLTQLQDWLQSYRPEELFDGDGRLRGEIAALAPAGNLRMSATPYANGGRLLQDLRLPAYADFAVAIEEPGGERVSPMLNLGKYLAEIIRLNPENFRIFGPDETASNRLQEVYGVTDKVWQQRIEAVDEHLARSGRVVEVLSEHLCEGWLEGYLLTGRHGVFNCYEAFVHIVDSMFNQHAKWLKVSRELPWRQPIASLNYLLSSHVWQQDHNGFSHQDPGFIDHVVNKKADVIRVYLPPDANTLLAVTQHILGTRDRVNVVVSGKQPAPVWLDPEEAKLHVKRGIGVWDFAGSEDESPGVKPDPDVVMGCAGDVPTLETIAAAALLKERLPQLRIRVVNVVDLMRLQDSTEHPHGLSDRDFDTLFTKDRPVVFAYHGYPWLIHRLTYRRTNHSNLHVRGYKEEGTTTTPFDMAMLNQIDRFQLAIDVLDRVPSLGSTQAGFRQWLQDERQRCRQYTRDEGQDPPFISGWTLEEAQRSTQD
- a CDS encoding ATP-dependent DNA ligase yields the protein MATTGTAPKQRETVNVDGHRLRLTSLDKVLYPETGTTKADVLSYYAAIADTLIPYARNRPATRKRWVNGVGTPQKPGQVFFQKNIDDSAPSWVKRNAIEHKESTNVYPLVNDLATLTWLAQLAALEIHVPQWQFGPRGGKQNPDRLVLDLDPGEGASLAQCAEVARLARGILTDMGLDARPVTSGSKGIHLYAALDQKQTSDEVSAVAHELARALEADHPDLVVSDMKKTLRKGKVLVDWSQNNANKTTICPYSLRGRFRPTVAAPRTWAELEDPDLAQLDYEQVLERVDTLGDPLAGMHSGQADAGDLDASTAPDRLHKYRSMRDAAKTPEPVPEEAPKAVEGDGNSFVIQEHHARRLHWDFRLERDGVLVSWAVPKGPPTTPNRNHLAVQTEDHPLDYGGFSGTIPKGEYGAGEVTIWDHGTYDTEKWRPDKEVIVTVHGQPDGGLARDGAADRRFAFIHTGGEDGKNNWLLHLMKDQRPAEAPETGGGSESAAKRTPSTKRATSTPNPAEAVKTAAKARPDPLPLPDASAVRQDIKDSGMPSLKPMLATLGSKADINDDADWAFEMKWDGVRAIAEVTPEGTRLISRNGNDMTVAYPELQELGRSLNGGRAVLDGEIVALNKAGRPDFGLLQPRMHLTRARDAEAAAAKTPVQFMIFDLLWLDGNSLLELSWEQRREILEQAVESSDDGGHIQVPPALDLGMEDAVEASKELGLEGVMAKRRSADYSAGIRSRSWIKLKNQFSQEVVIVGWRPGQGNRANKVGSLLVAVPDGTELQYIGRVGSGLSEKDLALVGSRLKKLSRKTAPLDDVPRADASDAHWVRPVLVGEVTYAERTGTGKLRHPVWRGLRPDKRPSDVVPEIPAPS
- a CDS encoding SRPBCC family protein, with amino-acid sequence MSNEQSTISVSRVIDAPAGDIFHLLSNPERHHELDGSGMVVSDEKTDRIAKVGDVFTMNMNNSKMGEYKTDNHVTGFDHNKLLAWKTAVAGTEPAGWEWMWELASMGPDSTEVTLTYDWSKVTDKETLKKVSFPMVSKEELEASLNKLAAAVSGS
- a CDS encoding SDR family oxidoreductase, whose protein sequence is MTDTQRVLVTGATGYIGGRLVPLLLADGHDVRVLVRSPDKLNDVPWHDDVEIVQGDLSDADSVNSAFQDIDTVYFLVHSMASGKGFAAQEENIATIVAQAAETAGVKRIVYLGGLHPSEGELSPHMASRTAVGEILLRGAVPAVVFQAGVVIGSGSASFEMIRHLTETLPVMPAPSWVRRKIEPIAVRDVLHYLTRAVDLPENLNRTFDLGSGDVLEYADIMNGYAEVAGLPRRRIYALPIPAPKLAGLWVALVTPIPLSMSRPLVESLQHDAVAKERDINGYIPEPQNGLTNYHDAVTRALGREARNEVETTWASASSAADLASEPLPSDPDWAGQTVYVDQRRRRSDVDSSHVWKVIEGIGGNNGWYSLPMAWAIRGVLDKTVGGAGLSRGRRNPATLFTGDVVDWWRVEFLERGTLLRLRAEMRVPGKAWLELRVDPDGGGSVYSQRAIYFPRGLLGRLYWWLIYPFHGLIFPSMAKNITRQAARLAELG